The genomic window gagcgtgtccagaggagggcaacggagctggtgaagggcctggagcacaagtctgatggggagcggctgagggaactgggggtgttcagcctggagaagaggaggctgaggggagacctcatcgctctacaactccctgaaaggaggttgtagcgagggggggtcggtctcttctgccaagtaacagcgatgggatgagaggaaacggcctcaagttgtgccaggggaggtttagattggacattgggagaaatttctctactgaaagagtggtcaggccttggaacaggctgcccagggaagtgggggagtccccatccctggggggatttagaagacgtggagatgaggcgcttggggacgtgGTGCAGTGGGCAGGCGTTGCACGGCAGCGCAGCGTTGCATCGCGGTGCAGGTGTTGCATGCACCGCCGTGCAGCACAGCCCGGCACCGCACGCCGTGCATTGCAGCCGCGCTCCCCCCCCCACCGCTCCCCGCTCCGCGCTCCGGGCCGGGCGGTGCCGGCGCTCCGGGCCCgtccccccgcggggcggggcggcggcggggccgggcggtgccggGGATGGCGGAGGCGGCGCAGGGCCGGGTGCAGGCGGCGGTGGAGAGCGCGGTGCAGGGGCTGGAGCGGGAGCGCATCCGCGGCATGCAGGTACCGGGGGGCCCGGGCAGGTACCGGGGGTACCGGGCTGGGCCCAGCGGGCTccgggccgctgccgcccccctcccccacgCCGTGCGTGTCCGCACCTCCCCCCCGCGCGTGTGCCCGGCGTGACCCACGTGTGGGCCCTGGGCAGCGCTGTGCCCCCCCGTGCaggccccgtgcccccccgcaCAGCCTGTGCatgccctctgcctccccatgcacccctgcagccccccagtgcATGCCCTGTGCTCCCCCCAACCCCTGCGTGCCCCACACCTTTGTGCATGGCTCTTGCCCCCCCCCACTGCATGCCCTGTGACCCACCCTGCGCCTGTCCTCTGCGAGCTCTGTCCCCTCTTGCAAGCTTTGTGCCCCCCCCAGTTcatgccctgtgcccccccacataccctgtgcccccccaCGTGCCCTGTGTCCCTACAcatgccctgtgcccccccagttCATGCCCAGTGCCCCTCTAGTTCAcgccctgtgccccccccacgtCTTGTGCCCCTACACATGCCCTGTGCCCCCTCTGTTCATGCCTTGTGCCCCCCAGTTCACACCCTGTGTCCCCCACATGCCCTGCCCCCCCACAGTTTGTGCCCTGTGCCCCCCACACATGCCCTGTGCCCCGACAGTTCACACCCTGTGCCCTCCCCCAGTTCATGCCCTGTGCCCCCCACACGCCCTGTGCCCCCCCACATGCTTTGTGCCCCCCCAATTCATGCCTTGTGCCCCCTACACATGCCCTGtgctcccccatgtcccccccagttCATGCCCTGTGCTCTCCCATGTGCCCTATGCCCCCCACATATACCCTGTGCCCCCCAACATGCCTTGTGCCCCCCCAGTTCATGCCATGTGCCCCCCGTTCATGTCCTGTGCCCCCTACAcatgccctgtgcccccccaaTTCATGCCCTGTGCCCCCCACATACCTTGTGCCCCCCCAGTTCATGCCCTGTGCCCCCTGTTCATGCCCTGTGCCTCCTACAGATGCCCTGTGCCCGCCCATGTCCCCCCCAATTCATGCCCTGTGCCCCCCACATGCCTTGTGCCCCCCCAATTCATGCCTTGTGCCCCCTACAcatgccctgtgcccccccatgtcccccccagttCATGCCCTGTGCCCTCCCATGTGCCCTATGCCCCCCACACATGCCCTGTGCCCCCAACACATGCCCTATGTCCCTCCCAGTTCACGCCCTGTGCCCCCCCACATGCCCAGTGCCCCCCTGTGCCCGGGAGCCCTCACACAGCTGCAGGCTCAGGGTGCAGCCAGCTCCTCGCCGGGTGCTCCCACAAAGccgggggggggtgagggtgTCCCCGCAGGCTGCACCCCACTGACTTCCCCCCCTCCGTGTCCCCGCAGGGCGCCATGTTCCGGTGCAGCGCTCGCTGCTGCGAGGACGACACGGCCTCCATGCAGCAGGTGCAGCGATGCATCGAGCGGTGCCATGCGCCCCTGGCCCAGGCGCAGGCCATTGTCACCGCCGAGCTGGAGCACTTCCAggtgagggtgggggggtggggacgaCACCCACACCGGGGAGCGGCGGAGGGGTACACGGGGACCCACTGACCCCCCTCCGTATCCATCCCCCCCCAACCCGCGCAGGACCGCCTGAGCCGCTGCACGCTGCACTGCAACGACAAGGCGAAGGACGCGCTGGAGGCGGGGGGCGCGGAGGCGCGGGTGCGCGGCCAGCTCGACGCCTGCCTGGCCGCCTGCGGGGACGATCACCTGCGCCTCGTCCCCGCCATGGCCAAGAAGATGAAGGACAGCCTGGCCGCCCTCCAGCAGTAGCGGGGCGCCGGGGTCCCCACGCGCTCATTAAAGGCGAGGTGCCACGCTTCCTACCGCCCGCGGGTGCTGCGGGGtcggggtggggtttgggggcagGCGCTGGGGGAGCCCCTGGGCAGGGTGACCCTTGCAGGCGTGCGACGAATTGGGCGATGCTTGCGCGGGGTGCGCCCTGTGCGGGTGCAGGGTGATGCGGGTGCAAGGTGGGGGGGCATCCCCTGCACGTCTGCTGTGTATTGGGGGGTGCTTCTGCACGTGCAGGGGGTGGGGGCGACACGTGTAGGTGGTGCGCGTCGGGGGATGCCGGAGCGTGCGTGCACAGCGTGGGGCGGCCCCTGCCTGTGTGCATGGTGTGGGGTGACCCCTGCAAGTGTGCAAGGTGTGGGGTGACCCCTGAGTTTTTCCAGGGCATGGGGGTGAcccctgtgtgtgtgcatggcgTGGGGTGACCCCTGCACGTGTGCAATGGAGAGGGTGACCCTCTACATGTGTGcatggcatggggcagcccctgcgTGTTTGCACGGCGTGGGGTGACTCCTGTGTGCATGCAGGGCGTGGGGGTGACCCCTGCAAGTGTGCAAGGTGTGGGGTGACCCCTGTGTGCATGCAGGGCGTGGGGGTGACCCCTGCAAGTGTGCAAGGCGTGGGGTGACCCTTATGTGTGTGCATGGTGTGGGGGTAACCGCTGCACGTGTGCAATGGAGAGGGTGACCCTCTACATATGTGcatggcatggggcagcccctgcgTGTTTGCAAGGCGTGGGGTGACCCCTGTGTGCATGCAGGGCGTGGGGGTGACCCCTGCAAGTGTGCAAGGTGTGGGGTGACCCCTGTGTGCATGCAGGGCGTGGGGGTGACCCCTGCAAGTGTGCAAGGCGTGGGGTGACCCTTACGTGTGTGCATGGTGTGGGGGTGACCGCTGCACGTGTGCAATGGAGAGGGTGACCCTCTACATATGTGCATGGCATGGGGCGGCCCCTGCGTGTTTGCAAGGCGTGGGGTGACCCCACGcgtgtgcggggcgggggggacggacggacgggaCCCCGAGCACGTGCCGGGCCGGGTGCGCGGTCCCGGCGCCGGGCGGGAGGCGCGTGGCGGCCgtgccgccgtccctccccgTGTAGCCGCGCACCGCCCCGCCGCGCACCGCTTCCCCTGCACCGCCACCGCGCCACTCCTCGGGGGAGTACGGTACCATCCCCGCGGGCGGTGATTGGCTACCGGGGAGGCGCGAGGGGCTtcgggaaggggggggcaaggcGTGGCTCCCATTGGctaacgggagggggggcggcgcggtGACGTCAGAGCGCGGCGCGAGCAGCAGAGCGAAGGGGCTTGGGGGCTGTGGAGACGCCATGAGCAAAGCGCACCCGCCCGAGCTGAAGAAGTGGgtctggggccggggccggggccggggccggggccgggcggcgggaacGCACCCGCGGGGCCCACCGTGCTCCACGGGCCGCCGGTATCCCGGCGTGCACCGCGGTGTCATGGCGGCGGGGGGTgagtgggtgtccccccccccagtgctgacCCGCCGCCGCCATCTCGTTGCAGGTTCATGGACAAGAAGCTGTCGTGTGAGTGCCGGCCGCCCGGAGCTGCTCCCGGCCCCGAGTTGTCTTTACCGCGGGTGTCTGCGTGGGGTAAAAGGGCTGCGCGGCCGCGGGGGAACCCccagcccgcccccgccgccctccccacgGCGGCCTGCAGCGGGGGGGGTTGCCCGGTGCTTGGGTTAGCGGGGGGGGGGTCAGAGCGCTGGGAGCGGGCCCTGACTGGTTTCAGGCTTCAAAATCCATTAATTAGGgtcaatattaatttaaaatttgcaCTGCTAAACTCTTAGGAGAGGCTTTTCTTACCAGGCGGGATGCGACGCGGATTAACAAAAGAACCTCCCTCCTCGTGGGCTCGCTCGTTGTCAGAGCCGCGGTTCCGGTGAGAAACCGTCGAAGGCTGGCGTTCAGCGGTCCCCTCCTTTAAACGTGCTCGATTTCTTGTAGTGAAATTAAACGGCGGCCGACACGTCCAGGGGATATTGCGGGGATTTGATCCCTTCATGAACCTCGTCATCGATGAGTGCGTGGAGATGGCGCCGGGGGGCCAGCAGAACAATATCGGCATGGTGGTGAGTGCCGCGTCGGGCTGAAGCGAGGCGGGGGTGACCCGTGGACACAGCCGGTGTGGGTAAAACCAGCTGGATTTTAAGAAGCGGATGTGTTTAATAGCGCCGAACAATCCGTGGGGTTTTAGGGTTAAAATCAGTGGGTATTCGTCTTGGGGGGGAATTCACATGAATTTTTGGCGCAGCATCAgctttttaggaaaataaattgaGGGGACAGGACCCGCGGGGCGGTGGGCGACTGCGTGCTGCCCTCGCCGGCTGCTCTGACCTTTCGTTTTTAGGTAATACGAGGAAACAGCATCATTATGCTGGAAGCCTTGGAACGAGTATAGCACCAGAGAAACCTGCGTCGTTACGAGCATTGAGAAGGCCTAGTATACCCGTTTTGTTTACTTACGGAATCTGCCAACGAAGTTTTCCAGACTGTAaacttatttttttgttaaataaattttGTAATGGTTGACGTAACTTGTGTGAGTCGTactttttgggggggcggggcagcTGAAGCGCGCCGGTTCTTCGGCGCAGTGGGGGCGGTTTTTAATTCTGCTCCCGATAGCTTGAAAACTCTGCGAAGGCTTTTAAGAGGCTTAATTTATTGAAGCGGATGTTAAATTGGCGCTACCTGTGGCATCCTTCCCCTGTCGTGTTTGTTTGGTGGGTTACTGGTTCTTCATTGGCAGGAAAATGGTAAAATTCCCTTCTGCGAAGAGTGACGTAGAGTATTGGTGCTGGGCTGCCTGaaagtaggaattttttttttttaaataatgactttTTACTCTTATTTCTGCGTCACAGAGTTGTGGTGCAGCAATCAAAGCCTGTGGGGGCTGAACTGGACCGAAGCAGCCTTCAGATCTTTCTCTTAAATGGGAACCAGGTAGAAACCGGCCGTTTTGGTTTGCCAAAGACGCCACGAGCGCAAATCCCGAGCTTGCTTTCCAGGGTTTCTTGACCTGGCGCAAGGAGTGCCCCGCAGCGGGAAATCTGTTCCGCTGGGATAGAAAGCATTCCGCAGGGATAATACAGACCGTAAGTAcagtaacatcttttttttttttttaaagcttttatcgCTGCTGTGTCTGCCGTGGCGCAGCGAGGATGTGGCTGGTTCAGCCCCAACACAAACAACGCGGCCGTACGCCGTCTCAAGGCAACGGCGCCAGCTTACTTTCCAAACAGCGCGTTAATTTTATTTGTGACATTATTATATTCATTTATTTGGCAATATTCAGACATGGTTGAGGTATCGCAGCGATGTTAGATCCAGTCAAGGGACACAATATTCTCATGAAAAGGGTTTTACCTACTCGAACCTAGTGGTGCCTTGCTGTAGGTTGGCTAAATTATTAACGCTTTTAAACCTTGATGAAGCGAAGGacatctctggttttgcttccttACACCCATTTTGGCAACTCCCTTAACAAGCAGCAGACCAGTCCCCCCACCCGTAAGCTACAGTACGTGTTCTGGACGGAAATTAAGAACGCAGCCCCAATTTCCACCGCGCTAGTCCCACCCCAAGGAAGAACAACTTGATGCAcccattttctgaagaaaatacttgAGGCAGAGAGATTTGCAGTCAAGAAGTTGATTTTTCCCTGCCTGAAACGCAGCCAGAGAGGGAAAGCGATGTGCACGGGTTAATCACAGTGATGCAGATCCTGAGTTTGGCAGACTCCTTACCGTGGAGGGCACTTTTGGGGTCAGTAcggcattttaaaatgtcatctttaaTCTCACGTAGGGATAGATGGAGGAGTTTGCTTGAGGAAGGGCCAGCTCACTTGCGAAAGCTTCCTCTGCCTTTTCGCTGCTGTTCTAGCCTGTCTTGAGTTGGCTGGGTGTCTCCTCAGGGGCTAAGCAAGGAGTTCCTCGTTCGTTAGCTTTAATTGTGGCTAAACAGCTACAGTACGCGATCCGTATCTGCGGAGGTTGTAGCGCGGGCGCTCCCGCGAGCAGCCGGCCGTTGGCTCCGCGGGGCTCAGAGCTCCGTTTTCAGCTTCTCGTGCAAGTCTTCCTGGTCGATCCTGTCGCTGTTCCCGTACCACCGGTGGTAAGCGAGCAGGGCGGCGTTTTTGGCTGCGATGGCGCTCATCTCCATGGCGCTCGCGGCCCGCTCGATGCCGTTCAGGTAGTAGATTTTGTCGTGGAGGATGACGGGAGGGCATTTTTCCGGGGGGCTGTAGTGGGGGTACGCCAGCCACTTTTTCACTTTGACGGAGTCGTAGGAGGAGAAAAGCAAGTTTAGCTGCTCTTTGGTGAGCACCTCCTTCGAAAACACCTTCCAGACGGCCGACTGCAAGGGCAGCTTTCCTTCACCGCCTACGTCTTCCACGGGAGACACCACCCCCAGGCTATTGATGAACAGTTTGGGATTCTCCGTAGTGAAAATGGCACCGAAATTAAAGGCGGATGGGTCACGGTAACCAAAGAAGGAGGCGTTTAATCGTCCGTGCACGAACGTCGTGACAGTCTGGTGGTAAGGATTTGGGAACTCCGGGACAGGAGGGTCGAAGTTCTTGAAGGTGATGTTGGCCATTTTGCGGCTCAACGGAGCGGCGATGACAACGATGTCGTACATATCCCCCGTTAGTCCCGACGTAGTGTTGTAAGTGACCTGGTAGAGCTTCACCGGGTCCCCTGGGGAGAAGAGCGGGAGAAGAGCTCATTTATCCCACTCCCTGGCTGGAGGGAAACCCGTTTGTCCCCTCGAACAAACATCAGGCTTTTAAAATGCCATCCCGTTTAGGCTAATTATGCCTTGTTGCGAGCTGAAGTAGCTTTATAAAGTAGTACCAGCTTAGCTGAAGGAGTGCTGCGACCCGGGGCTTGGAGCAGAGCCCAGTTTTCACCGTAAAAGACCGAGGAAGACCCAGGCTGTTGCTTGGATCTGCCAAGAGCTGCAGCCGGGCGGTGACGGAGACCGATGCCGGTCTCCAGCTGCTCCCGGAGCGCGCCGTTCCCCTCCCCACCAAAGGCAAAGCAAACCCAACTCACCTGTGGGTCTGGGTCTGATTTTTGGCTCTATAGACAAAACTGTAGCAGGGATAACTTCAGCTTTGGAGGCGTAGATAAGGCCAGTGCAGACGAGTTTATTCCCCCCTTTTACTGACCAAAGGCCCGATTCTACCCCTGCCAGAGAAACAGCACCTACAAGGAAACCGCGATCATTAGAGTGGCTTGTTCGGCGTCATTCTGTAGGGGAGTATTTGAAACAAAGt from Calonectris borealis chromosome 27, bCalBor7.hap1.2, whole genome shotgun sequence includes these protein-coding regions:
- the SNRPG gene encoding small nuclear ribonucleoprotein G isoform X2, coding for MSKAHPPELKKFMDKKLSLKLNGGRHVQGILRGFDPFMNLVIDECVEMAPGGQQNNIGMVVIRGNSIIMLEALERV
- the FAM136A gene encoding protein FAM136A encodes the protein MAEAAQGRVQAAVESAVQGLERERIRGMQGAMFRCSARCCEDDTASMQQVQRCIERCHAPLAQAQAIVTAELEHFQDRLSRCTLHCNDKAKDALEAGGAEARVRGQLDACLAACGDDHLRLVPAMAKKMKDSLAALQQ
- the PCYOX1 gene encoding prenylcysteine oxidase 1, which translates into the protein MPALRLLLLLAALCPPVPGRRPQRDAPGKIAVVGGGIGGAAAAYFLRQKFGRSVRLEVLEKAAVGGRLATLEVEGAGYEAGGSVLHPLNLHMKHFVKELGLSVAPAHGSLVGIYNGEEFVFEESSWYIVNLLKLLWRYGLNPLRMYMWVEDVLDKFMRIYRYQTHDYAFSSNERLLHALGGNDFTHMLNQTIDEAMQKAGFSHKFINEMVCPAMRVNYGQGVNINGFVGAVSLAGVESGLWSVKGGNKLVCTGLIYASKAEVIPATVLSIEPKIRPRPTGDPVKLYQVTYNTTSGLTGDMYDIVVIAAPLSRKMANITFKNFDPPVPEFPNPYHQTVTTFVHGRLNASFFGYRDPSAFNFGAIFTTENPKLFINSLGVVSPVEDVGGEGKLPLQSAVWKVFSKEVLTKEQLNLLFSSYDSVKVKKWLAYPHYSPPEKCPPVILHDKIYYLNGIERAASAMEMSAIAAKNAALLAYHRWYGNSDRIDQEDLHEKLKTEL
- the SNRPG gene encoding small nuclear ribonucleoprotein G isoform X1, whose amino-acid sequence is MSKAHPPELKKFMDKKLSCECRPPGAAPGPELSLPRVSAWVKLNGGRHVQGILRGFDPFMNLVIDECVEMAPGGQQNNIGMVVIRGNSIIMLEALERV